In one window of Syngnathus scovelli strain Florida chromosome 22, RoL_Ssco_1.2, whole genome shotgun sequence DNA:
- the LOC125992176 gene encoding protein PHTF2 isoform X1: MASKVKDAVVWYQKKIGAYDQQIWEKSVEQREIKFISRGLRNKPKKTGHVKPDLIDVDLVRGSAFAKAKPESPWTSLTRKGIVRVVFFPFFYRWWIQVTSRAIFLLLLALYVLQAAAALLYASIPQPHGIPATEVLGAIWLMLLLGTVHCQIVSTRTPKPVSGGLGGKRRRKLRKASQMEVHREGDGSSTTDNTHEGAPLSYSASATKSLGTLFHGFWHDLCKAGSKKSKLSIDKSTETDNGYVSLDGRVTNRSSEEGLQRCELLSRLDEACWAARGPPPQAHAARSAATTAKVSQGAARLPENIVTTHNVAGVSQGPASDEASSEEDPEASYIALRRGVERLNVDCALRNRKSTHYKKHYTVEDVPKSGTSCSSRCSSLRTPDSESTRHESETEDLLWEDFLHCAECRSSCTSETDGEGGGAPLCPPTKKEYRDDPFHQVSKRNTVQLIFWETNLFVPPQGHAPWLHSSNPGLERVSAIVWEGNECKKADMSVLEISGMIMNRVNLYTPGIGYQVFGNLVSVTLGLTPFAYRLAQHGDLDQLPTLSANELLSVALGAGSGSEALVVTMVTLSFMVRVCLIWLFFFLLSVAERTYKQRLLFAKLFGHLTSARRARKSEVPHFRLKKVQNIKMWLSLRSYLKRRGPQRSVDVIVSSAFLLTLSVVFICCAQLLHAQEPFLECHYNWELVIWCSSLSLFLLRFVTLGSETSKKYSNTSILLTEQINLYLKMEKKPNKKEELTLVNNVLKLATKLLKELDSPFRLYGLTMNPLLYNITQVVILSAVSGVISDLLGFNLKLWKIKS; this comes from the exons ATGGCTTCCAAAGTGAAAGATGCCGTGGTGTGGTACCAGAAAAAG ATCGGCGCCTACGACCAGCAGATCTGGGAGAAGTCGGTGGAGCAGCGGGAAATCAAG TTTATATCCCGG GGCCTGAGGAACAAGCCAAAGAAGACAGGTCACGTCAAGCCGGACCTCATCGACGTGGACCTGGTTCGAG GCTCCGCCTTTGCAAAAGCGAAACCGGAGAGCCCGTGGACCTCGTTGACTCGCAAGGGCATCGTGCGCGTGGTCTTCTTCCCTTTCTTCTACCGATGGTGGATCCAGGTCACCTCCAGAGCCATCTTCCTCTTGCTGCTGGCTCTCTACGTCTTGCAAG CGGCGGCGGCCCTCCTCTACGCCAGCATCCCGCAGCCTCACGGCATCCCCGCCACCGAGGTGTTGGGCGCCATCTGGCTCATGCTGCTGCTGGGCACCGTGCACTGTCAGATCGTCTCCACCCGGACGCCCAAGCCGGTCTCCGGCGGCCTCGGCGGCAAGAGACGCAG GAAGTTGAGGAAGGCCTCCCAGATGGAGGTGCATAGGGAAGGCGACGGCTCTAGCACTACCGATAACACACATGAGGGGGCGCCGCTCTCCTACTCTGCCAGCGCCACAAAAAGCCTGGGCACTCTCTTCCACGGTTTCTGGCATGATCTGTGTAAAGCTGG GTCCAAGAAGTCCAAGCTGTCCATTGACAAGTCGACAGAAACGGACAACGGCTACGTGTCGCTGGACGGCCGCGTGACCAACCGCAGCAGCGAGGAAGGCCTGCAGCGCTGCGAGCTCTTGAGCCGCCTGGacgaggcctgctgggccgcccgcgggccgcccccgcaggcgcacGCCGCCCGCAGCGCCGCCACCACCGCCAAGGTGAGCCAAGGCGCCGCGCGACTCCCTGAAAACATAGTCACGACTCACAACGTCGCCGGTGTCTCACAGGGGCCCGCGTCAGACGAGGCGTCCAGCGAGGAGGACCCAGAGGCGTCTTACATCGCCCTCCGCAGGGGAGTCGAGAGACTGAACGTCGACTGTGCGCTGCGAAACCGCAAGAGCACACACTACAAGAAACACTACACCGTGGAG GATGTCCCCAAGTCGGGCACCAGCTGCAGCTCCAGGTGCTCCAGCCTGAGGACGCCTGACTCGGAGAGCACTCGCCACGAGTCGGAGACGGAGGACCTGCTGTGGGAGGACTTCTTGCACTGCGCCGAGTGCAGGTCGTCCTGCACCTCGGAGACGG ACGGAGAAGGAGGAGGCGCGCCGTTGTGTCCTCCCACCAAGAAGGAGTACAGAGACGACCCTTTCCACCAGGTCAGCAAACGCAACACCGTCCAGTTGATTTTTTGGGAGACTAACctttttgttcctcctcagggcCATGCCCCCTGGCTCCATAGCTCCAACCCGGGCTTGGAGAGAGTGAGCGCCATCGTCTGGGAGGGAAACGAGTGCAAGAAAGCTGATATGTCCGTCCTGGAGATCAGTGGGATGATCATGAACAGA GTGAATCTTTACACTCCGGGAATTGGCTACCAGGTGTTTGGGAATCTGGTGTCGGTCACGCTGGGTCTCACGCCCTTCGCTTACAG ACTTGCTCAGCACGGCGACTTGGACCAGCTACCCACGCTGTCGGCCAACGAGCTGCTGTCCGTGGCGCTGGGCGCCGGCTCCGGCTCGGAAGCCCTGGTGGTCACCATGGTGACGCTGAGCTTCATGGTGCGGGTGTGCCTCATCtggctcttcttcttcttgctgaGCGTGGCCGAGAGGACCTACAAGCAG AGGCTGCTGTTCGCAAAACTATTTGGTCACCTGACTTCAGCCCGGAGAGCCAGGAAATCAGAGGTTCCTCACTTTCGACTGAAGAAGGTCCAGAACATCAAGATGTGGCTGTCACTACGCTCATAccttaaa CGTCGAGGCCCCCAGCGCTCCGTGGACGTCATCGTATCTTCTGCCTTCCTGCTGACGCTCTCCGTCGTCTTCATCTGCTGCGCGCAG TTGCTGCACGCGCAAGAGCCGTTCCTGGAGTGTCACTACAACTGGGAGTTGGTGATCTGGTGCTCCAGCCTCTCGCTCTTCCTGCTCAGGTTCGTCACGCTGGGCTCGGAGACCAGCAAGAAGTACAGCAACACCTCCATTTTGCTCACTGAACAG ATCAACTTGTATCTCAAGATGGAGAAGAAGCCCAACAAGAAGGAAGAGCTGACGCTGGTCAACAACGTCTTAAAACTGGCAACCAAACTACTCaag GAGCTGGATAGTCCGTTCCGGCTGTACGGTTTGACCATGAACCCGCTGCTGTACAACATCACGCAGGTGGTCATCCTCTCCGCTGTCTCGGGCGTCATTTCAGACCTGTTAGGATTTAACTTGAAG ctgTGGAAAATCAAGTCGTGA
- the LOC125992176 gene encoding protein PHTF2 isoform X3, whose translation MASKVKDAVVWYQKKIGAYDQQIWEKSVEQREIKFISRGLRNKPKKTGHVKPDLIDVDLVRGSAFAKAKPESPWTSLTRKGIVRVVFFPFFYRWWIQVTSRAIFLLLLALYVLQAAAALLYASIPQPHGIPATEVLGAIWLMLLLGTVHCQIVSTRTPKPVSGGLGGKRRRKLRKASQMEVHREGDGSSTTDNTHEGAPLSYSASATKSLGTLFHGFWHDLCKAGSKKSKLSIDKSTETDNGYVSLDGRVTNRSSEEGLQRCELLSRLDEACWAARGPPPQAHAARSAATTAKVSQGAARLPENIVTTHNVAGVSQGPASDEASSEEDPEASYIALRRGVERLNVDCALRNRKSTHYKKHYTVEDVPKSGTSCSSRCSSLRTPDSESTRHESETEDLLWEDFLHCAECRSSCTSETDGEGGGAPLCPPTKKEYRDDPFHQGHAPWLHSSNPGLERVSAIVWEGNECKKADMSVLEISGMIMNRVNLYTPGIGYQVFGNLVSVTLGLTPFAYRLAQHGDLDQLPTLSANELLSVALGAGSGSEALVVTMVTLSFMVRVCLIWLFFFLLSVAERTYKQRLLFAKLFGHLTSARRARKSEVPHFRLKKVQNIKMWLSLRSYLKRRGPQRSVDVIVSSAFLLTLSVVFICCAQLLHAQEPFLECHYNWELVIWCSSLSLFLLRFVTLGSETSKKYSNTSILLTEQINLYLKMEKKPNKKEELTLVNNVLKLATKLLKELDSPFRLYGLTMNPLLYNITQVVILSAVSGVISDLLGFNLKLWKIKS comes from the exons ATGGCTTCCAAAGTGAAAGATGCCGTGGTGTGGTACCAGAAAAAG ATCGGCGCCTACGACCAGCAGATCTGGGAGAAGTCGGTGGAGCAGCGGGAAATCAAG TTTATATCCCGG GGCCTGAGGAACAAGCCAAAGAAGACAGGTCACGTCAAGCCGGACCTCATCGACGTGGACCTGGTTCGAG GCTCCGCCTTTGCAAAAGCGAAACCGGAGAGCCCGTGGACCTCGTTGACTCGCAAGGGCATCGTGCGCGTGGTCTTCTTCCCTTTCTTCTACCGATGGTGGATCCAGGTCACCTCCAGAGCCATCTTCCTCTTGCTGCTGGCTCTCTACGTCTTGCAAG CGGCGGCGGCCCTCCTCTACGCCAGCATCCCGCAGCCTCACGGCATCCCCGCCACCGAGGTGTTGGGCGCCATCTGGCTCATGCTGCTGCTGGGCACCGTGCACTGTCAGATCGTCTCCACCCGGACGCCCAAGCCGGTCTCCGGCGGCCTCGGCGGCAAGAGACGCAG GAAGTTGAGGAAGGCCTCCCAGATGGAGGTGCATAGGGAAGGCGACGGCTCTAGCACTACCGATAACACACATGAGGGGGCGCCGCTCTCCTACTCTGCCAGCGCCACAAAAAGCCTGGGCACTCTCTTCCACGGTTTCTGGCATGATCTGTGTAAAGCTGG GTCCAAGAAGTCCAAGCTGTCCATTGACAAGTCGACAGAAACGGACAACGGCTACGTGTCGCTGGACGGCCGCGTGACCAACCGCAGCAGCGAGGAAGGCCTGCAGCGCTGCGAGCTCTTGAGCCGCCTGGacgaggcctgctgggccgcccgcgggccgcccccgcaggcgcacGCCGCCCGCAGCGCCGCCACCACCGCCAAGGTGAGCCAAGGCGCCGCGCGACTCCCTGAAAACATAGTCACGACTCACAACGTCGCCGGTGTCTCACAGGGGCCCGCGTCAGACGAGGCGTCCAGCGAGGAGGACCCAGAGGCGTCTTACATCGCCCTCCGCAGGGGAGTCGAGAGACTGAACGTCGACTGTGCGCTGCGAAACCGCAAGAGCACACACTACAAGAAACACTACACCGTGGAG GATGTCCCCAAGTCGGGCACCAGCTGCAGCTCCAGGTGCTCCAGCCTGAGGACGCCTGACTCGGAGAGCACTCGCCACGAGTCGGAGACGGAGGACCTGCTGTGGGAGGACTTCTTGCACTGCGCCGAGTGCAGGTCGTCCTGCACCTCGGAGACGG ACGGAGAAGGAGGAGGCGCGCCGTTGTGTCCTCCCACCAAGAAGGAGTACAGAGACGACCCTTTCCACCAG ggcCATGCCCCCTGGCTCCATAGCTCCAACCCGGGCTTGGAGAGAGTGAGCGCCATCGTCTGGGAGGGAAACGAGTGCAAGAAAGCTGATATGTCCGTCCTGGAGATCAGTGGGATGATCATGAACAGA GTGAATCTTTACACTCCGGGAATTGGCTACCAGGTGTTTGGGAATCTGGTGTCGGTCACGCTGGGTCTCACGCCCTTCGCTTACAG ACTTGCTCAGCACGGCGACTTGGACCAGCTACCCACGCTGTCGGCCAACGAGCTGCTGTCCGTGGCGCTGGGCGCCGGCTCCGGCTCGGAAGCCCTGGTGGTCACCATGGTGACGCTGAGCTTCATGGTGCGGGTGTGCCTCATCtggctcttcttcttcttgctgaGCGTGGCCGAGAGGACCTACAAGCAG AGGCTGCTGTTCGCAAAACTATTTGGTCACCTGACTTCAGCCCGGAGAGCCAGGAAATCAGAGGTTCCTCACTTTCGACTGAAGAAGGTCCAGAACATCAAGATGTGGCTGTCACTACGCTCATAccttaaa CGTCGAGGCCCCCAGCGCTCCGTGGACGTCATCGTATCTTCTGCCTTCCTGCTGACGCTCTCCGTCGTCTTCATCTGCTGCGCGCAG TTGCTGCACGCGCAAGAGCCGTTCCTGGAGTGTCACTACAACTGGGAGTTGGTGATCTGGTGCTCCAGCCTCTCGCTCTTCCTGCTCAGGTTCGTCACGCTGGGCTCGGAGACCAGCAAGAAGTACAGCAACACCTCCATTTTGCTCACTGAACAG ATCAACTTGTATCTCAAGATGGAGAAGAAGCCCAACAAGAAGGAAGAGCTGACGCTGGTCAACAACGTCTTAAAACTGGCAACCAAACTACTCaag GAGCTGGATAGTCCGTTCCGGCTGTACGGTTTGACCATGAACCCGCTGCTGTACAACATCACGCAGGTGGTCATCCTCTCCGCTGTCTCGGGCGTCATTTCAGACCTGTTAGGATTTAACTTGAAG ctgTGGAAAATCAAGTCGTGA